CTCGGATCTCGCCGTCCAGGTCGGGCTTCAGTATTTGCGCATGGTGGGAATCGACATGCCGGCCCGTCCTCGCGACGCCGACCTTGAAGCGGAATATGCGCGTTTCCGTGGCCGCTTGCACGATCGCACTTTCGACGACTGCCGAACGCAACCGGAGATGCTCGACCTCGTATGGCGCGGCGTGGTACAGGTGCTCGCCGATCTGATCCCGCCGGCGTTTTTCACGGCCGTGAATCTGTCGGACATGATCGCTCTGCATTCGGCGCGCATCAGCCTCGAACACGGTGTGACCGACGCGTCGTGTTACGGTTACATTTGCGCGAGCGAGGTTTTCCGGCGCTTCGACGACTACGACACGTGCTATGCGTTCGCTGAGCTCGCCATGCATCTGGTCGACGTACGCGGCTTCGATCGATACAAGGCGCGCGTGCACATGTGTTTCGGTCTGCAGCAATCGTGGTCGCGTCCGGTGCGCAACGCGCTGCCGCACATCCGCGGCGCATTCGATGAAGCGATGCAAGCGGGTGATCTGACGTTTGCCGCCTACTGCCGCCGCAATCTGATCTCGCCGATGCTGGTCTACGGCGCCCCGCTTGTGGAAACGCAGCGCCTGGCGTACGAATCGCTCGCCTATGCGCGCGACACGAAATTCGATCTGGTTATCGATGCAATTCGTGCGCAGATCACTTATATCGACACACTCCGCGGTACACCACCCAGTGCTGCCTGGTGGACGGATGACGAGGCAGATCGGCATACGAACCGGCCGATCTCGGTCTTCTCGTACTGGACTCACCGGATGCAGGCCCATCTTCTATTCGGCGACATCGCCGCCGCGCTCGATGCGGATGCTCGCGTGTCCGGGCTGCTCTGGTCGTCGGGCGGTCATTTTGAAACTGCGATTTTCGTGCTGCATAGCGCGCTTGCGCATGCTGCCGCCTGCCGAACGAGCGTAGGGGAGGAGCGAACCCGCCACCTCGATACGCTCCACTCGCGCATGCGTCGGCTGTGCATCTGGGCGCGCAGTTCACCGAACAATTACCGCCACGGCGCAACGCTCGTGGCTGCCGAAATTGCGCGAATCGAACACCGTGCGGCCGATGCAGTACGTCTCTATGAGGAAGCGATCAGCGGGGCTCGCGAGGAGGGCTTTCTCAACGACGAAGCGCTCGCTAACGAACTGGCTGCCCGGTTTCACACGGAACTCGGCTCGAAAACGAGCGCGCGCACTTACCTGCGCAACGCCCGGTACTGCTACGCGGCATGGGGCGCCGATGCAAAGGTGGCACAGCTGGATGCGATCTCGCCCGATCTCGCGGCATCGGACGGCGCCGGCATGTTCTCCGATCTGGTAAGCCAGCTCGATGTTGGCGCAGTCGTCAAGGCAACCCACGCGTTGTCGCGCGAAATCGTATTGGCGCGCCTCGTAGAGACCTTGATGCGGTGTACCCTCGAGCACGCCGGAGGGCAGCGTTGCGTGCTGGTTGCCATGCAGGGCGACGTCTTGCAGATCGAAGCCGAAGCCAGGGTACGCGACGAATCGGTCGAAGTCGTCATGCGATCCGGCGCCCCGACTCCGGCGGACGTGCCGCTGTCGCTCGTGCACGCTGTGATCCGCACGGGTGAAATGCTCGCGCTCGCGGACGCGCGAGACGCTCGCGAGTGGTCCGCAGACCCTTATATACGTGTGGCGCAACCGCGTTCAGTGCTGTGCCTGCCGCTGCTGAACCAGTCGCGCATCGTTGGCCTGCTGTACGTCGAGAACAACCTGGTCACGGGGGCATTCACGCCGAAACGGACTTCCGTACTTGGCGTGCTTTCGACGCACGCCGCGATTTCGCTCGAAAATGCCCGGTTATACGCGCAGCTGATCGAAGAAAGCGCGCGGCGCGAAGAGGTCTCCGAGCGCTTACGGCAAACGCAGACCGAACTCGCGCGCGTTGCGCGACTCACGACGATGGGCGAACTCGTCGGGTCGATCGTGCACGAGGTCAATCAGCCGCTTGGTTCCGCGCATACGAGCGCCCAGGCCGCGCTGCGCTGGCTGAATCGCGATGAGCCGGATGTCGGAGAAGCGCGTGTGTCACTGGAGCGGGTGGCTGCCGCTACAACCCGCGCGGCAACGATCGTTCGCGGACTGCTTTCGCTTGCGAAGAAGTCGCCGCCCGAGATGAAGCAATTCGACCTCAATGAATCGATTCGCGAGGTGCTGCAGCTGCTGCGTCGCGAGATCTCGCATCACGGCGTCGATGTCGACGTTCGGTGCGTCGCAGGCGAACTGATCGCCTATGGCGATCGCGTTCAGCTGCAGCAAGTCGTGCTGAACCTCGTCGTCAACGCAATGGAGGCGATGTCCGATTCGCCGCCGACGATGCGCAAACTCCAGTTGGCTTCCAAAGCAAACGGTCAGGGCCGGATTCTCGTTTCCGTCTCCGATACCGGGCCCGGCGTCGATCAGGCCGTATCCGGTAGAGTGTTCGAGCCGTTCGTGACGACGAAGGGCACGGGGATGGGCATGGGACTATCGATCTGCAGATCGATCGTCGAAGCACATGGCGGAGAATTGACGGTTTCGTCGAATACGCCACATGGCGCCCGCTTCGAGTTCACGATCGGGGCCGCGCCTGATCGTGCTGCCGTGTGATTTTCGACGGCCGCCGTTGCCTCGTCGGGCCGCGTTTGCGGGCCGTCTCAGCATGAGGATGTACCGGCGGACGCCACTTTCCCGCGCTCGCGGCTGCGGGGTGCGGGCCAGTCGTGATTCGGCGCGCATCCCGCGTCAGGCATCGATTCGCAAGCGTTGTTCAATTCACCGTCGATTTGAACTGTTGCAGCAGCAATGTCGCGATGGCGGACGGATCTTCATCCATCAGCCAATGCGAACGCCCTGCCAGTTGAACGAACGTGTAGGGCCCGGTACAAAAAGTCGCAGTGGCGCTCGCCGCGATCTTGCCGAGGTAGGCGTCCGCGGAACCCCAGATATAGGTGGTCGGCACGGCAATATTGCCGAGCGGCACAGTCAGATTGTCGGCGCGATAGTAGTTCAAGGCGGCCGTCAGCGCGCCCGGTTGCTGCAATTGCTGCACATACGTCGCGGCGTTGGGCACCAGACCGTTATACGAACCCGTCAGGTTCGCCGCATTATTGGCGAGCAGGAAGTTTTCACCGGCCGGGGCCGGCTGGTCGAATATCTGAATGTACGACGACATGGCCTGCTGCGATGCGTCGGTCGACAACGCGTAGGTGAAAGCGTCCTGGTGCGGCGTCGACAGGATCGATAGCGACAGCAGCACGCCGGGGTTGTTCTTTGCGAGCACCCAGGCGACGGATCCGCCGCGATCGTGTCCGACCAGATGGAACTGGCTTGCGCCGAGCGCTTGCGCAAAGCCCAGCACGTCCGCAACAAGATTCGCTGGCGAGTAGTCGCTCACGTTGGTCGGCCGCGCGTTCGGCGAATACCCGCGCTGATCGACGGCAACCGCGTGATAGCCGGCTGCGCCGAGTTGAAGAAGGATCGGGATCCACGACTCCTTGTACTCGGGAAAGCCGTGCAGACATAGCACGAGCTCGCCGTTGCCCGGTCCGGCCGATAAGGCGTCGAACTGAAGGTTTCCTACCGTGAGCCCGATCGACTGCAGAGTGCTGCTTTGCGCCGCGGCTGGTCTTGCCGCCCCGAACGATGTGGCTGCCATCAGAAGTCCGGTTTGGACCATGAAGTCTCGTCTGCTTCCCATGATTATCCTTATGCGATGGATTGATAGGGCGTCGCGCAAAAATGCGCGATGCGGGACGCCCGTGTACTCGACGTTCTTGTCGAGCCACGCATGAGACGCTTCGGAATGGGAAGTTATTCCTTCATTTCTGTCGAGCCAGCTAAAAATAAGGCGGAGTAACCTGTTATTTGCGGATTACCGGTTATTCAGAGGCGATCCGGTTATGCGTCGATATTCAGCTTTGTTCCATTCAGCTGTGACCGAAGTTATCTAGCGGGGCTTGAAGATCTGGCGATGCCATTCGATACGTCGAAGAGTCTACGGGTCTGTCAAGAACGCATGTATTTCAGACACGACCGCAGCGCCCTCGCCGACCGCGGATGACACTCGTTTGATCGACGACGAACGTACGTCGCCGACCGCGAATACACCCGTCACGTTGGTCTGGAAGGCGAACCGGTGCCCGCGTGCATCCCGCCGATCGGTATTGCCGGTGAGCACGAAGCCCTTGTCGTCCACTTCGACGCCGCACCCGCGCAGCCAGTCAGTACTGGGTTCGGCGCCGGTAAAAAGAAAAAGATGGCGTGTGCCGATCGAGGTGCGGCCATGTGGCGTGGCGAACGTCACTTCGCTTAATCCGTCCGCATCGCAGTCAACCGATTCGAGCGCGCATCGGGTGTGAATCGACACGTTCGAGAGGCCCATCACGCGCGACATCAGGTAGTGCGACATCGTGTCGGCGAGGCCGTCGCGTCGAATGAGAACATGAATACGCGATGCGTAGCTGGCAAGAAAGACGATCGCCTGG
The nucleotide sequence above comes from Paraburkholderia sp. SOS3. Encoded proteins:
- a CDS encoding ATP-binding sensor histidine kinase; this encodes MPLAQTCHDDQTSLLLTDPGGQLLRVRCGSPLPIEQFLPLAGAIVCAVSQMHASGLVHLRINPDNLLVEAGKSDTFGATKSGSCRAWLTGFGYAQRIRDGTISDYEQSASDTTSFAYLSPEQMSVPHRTVDARADLYALGCVFYELLTGVPPFAARDALGWAHAHAARRPLVVRAHQPAVPEQVSAIVMKLLEKEPDERYSSAVSLLADIERCSHAWKRNGTLEAFPLNLHDIAQRLARSTRLYARECDIERLDTALEQAARGASRCLFVCGTAGSGKSSLVREHLSRPTTRACWAATSKCEPAMQRVPYGSLVQVLHGLVRPLLGEAGPEFDRWRSRLRTALEGLGRALLPLVPDLERIAGAQPALPPLPPQAEKDRLLRVVANLLGAFASAGRPVMLFFDDLQWSDDGSLSVLDYLVLRAPVPHLMIVGSFRDDEIAASNPLHALAHDGNVELIAMRPLAAADVAALLSDLLHDSSGCVLPLARLIVEKTYGNPFFTIQFVSALAQEGLIGFQTDGSLVWDATRIRAKGYTNNVVDLLLQRIELLPASTRELLHVFSCLGRRAADDTIALVANLSVQIVHERLDAAVNARLVQRVGDAYAFTHDRILETSYLTLSDENRRMELHLQIGRRLDSQIAEARPENSPLVYEVVNHLNRASRLVTLPGERARIGALNLQAGLQAKATMAYAEALTYLDVAVAALSGDCDKRIGQTAAFHLAECEFITGHMDKAEARLSELARRNVDLPFGAEITSLRAALYTARDRSDLAVQVGLQYLRMVGIDMPARPRDADLEAEYARFRGRLHDRTFDDCRTQPEMLDLVWRGVVQVLADLIPPAFFTAVNLSDMIALHSARISLEHGVTDASCYGYICASEVFRRFDDYDTCYAFAELAMHLVDVRGFDRYKARVHMCFGLQQSWSRPVRNALPHIRGAFDEAMQAGDLTFAAYCRRNLISPMLVYGAPLVETQRLAYESLAYARDTKFDLVIDAIRAQITYIDTLRGTPPSAAWWTDDEADRHTNRPISVFSYWTHRMQAHLLFGDIAAALDADARVSGLLWSSGGHFETAIFVLHSALAHAAACRTSVGEERTRHLDTLHSRMRRLCIWARSSPNNYRHGATLVAAEIARIEHRAADAVRLYEEAISGAREEGFLNDEALANELAARFHTELGSKTSARTYLRNARYCYAAWGADAKVAQLDAISPDLAASDGAGMFSDLVSQLDVGAVVKATHALSREIVLARLVETLMRCTLEHAGGQRCVLVAMQGDVLQIEAEARVRDESVEVVMRSGAPTPADVPLSLVHAVIRTGEMLALADARDAREWSADPYIRVAQPRSVLCLPLLNQSRIVGLLYVENNLVTGAFTPKRTSVLGVLSTHAAISLENARLYAQLIEESARREEVSERLRQTQTELARVARLTTMGELVGSIVHEVNQPLGSAHTSAQAALRWLNRDEPDVGEARVSLERVAAATTRAATIVRGLLSLAKKSPPEMKQFDLNESIREVLQLLRREISHHGVDVDVRCVAGELIAYGDRVQLQQVVLNLVVNAMEAMSDSPPTMRKLQLASKANGQGRILVSVSDTGPGVDQAVSGRVFEPFVTTKGTGMGMGLSICRSIVEAHGGELTVSSNTPHGARFEFTIGAAPDRAAV
- a CDS encoding alpha/beta fold hydrolase, which gives rise to MAATSFGAARPAAAQSSTLQSIGLTVGNLQFDALSAGPGNGELVLCLHGFPEYKESWIPILLQLGAAGYHAVAVDQRGYSPNARPTNVSDYSPANLVADVLGFAQALGASQFHLVGHDRGGSVAWVLAKNNPGVLLSLSILSTPHQDAFTYALSTDASQQAMSSYIQIFDQPAPAGENFLLANNAANLTGSYNGLVPNAATYVQQLQQPGALTAALNYYRADNLTVPLGNIAVPTTYIWGSADAYLGKIAASATATFCTGPYTFVQLAGRSHWLMDEDPSAIATLLLQQFKSTVN